The following coding sequences are from one uncultured Desulfobacter sp. window:
- a CDS encoding flagellar hook-length control protein FliK produces MIPSLPIAALKIISGKQNQSGQLDPINLKPGRIVDAKVLDVKPENLVQLLLSGKTTHPSGPGKLVQSPTQQRTNGRQTNAQTASFSSNSQGSALPAGQKIEVSTSLPLKPGMALTLLSVATPDGPVLKPVPSTNLPSSLTPSSPGTDAALKILPVKQQSTPLPGSGIKPGRTVDAKVVDVTAQNRVQLLVEGQKLTVSTQLPLARGMDIPMKVVRSQDGIVLKPHPNPPETTPGKPTGPAVNIGRPVSDAPGSSPLPAREKPFQGNASQSFSPAKIFLGLGALSQFREPLLNDILMTLSLKSDVRDEHFLPKIIENMGLRFEKKLADGLGNAQDKKKVVQDIKQLAGQDLKAAVLSLAGMENDPVKGTELKHIADALDNFAQLNVKSGDGGQNQDGARFLLPFPVWREDGFDFGQIMLDIGKTGPANTKKIRSISFLLNMTALGPLRADFSILEKTITGRFLLENRETRDYLAPKVSQLKQRLSEIGYQAGNIDCRVARPEQIAPTSLMFSMKTPDDIQGLNIVV; encoded by the coding sequence ATGATTCCCAGCCTCCCCATTGCAGCCCTGAAAATTATCAGCGGCAAGCAAAATCAATCCGGCCAGTTGGATCCCATCAATTTAAAGCCGGGCCGGATTGTCGATGCAAAGGTACTTGATGTTAAACCTGAAAATCTTGTTCAACTGCTTTTATCTGGGAAAACAACACACCCTTCCGGGCCGGGTAAGCTTGTTCAAAGCCCGACCCAGCAACGGACAAACGGCAGGCAAACAAACGCACAAACCGCATCATTTTCTTCAAATTCCCAAGGGAGCGCCTTGCCCGCCGGTCAAAAAATTGAGGTGTCAACGTCACTGCCGTTAAAGCCGGGCATGGCACTGACGTTGCTTTCTGTTGCCACCCCGGACGGTCCGGTTCTCAAACCGGTTCCCTCCACGAACTTGCCTTCTTCCCTGACCCCTTCTTCGCCTGGAACGGATGCCGCTCTTAAAATACTCCCCGTAAAACAGCAGTCTACGCCATTACCGGGATCAGGTATAAAACCCGGCAGAACAGTCGATGCAAAAGTTGTTGATGTTACCGCCCAAAACCGGGTCCAATTACTTGTGGAAGGGCAAAAACTGACGGTTTCCACCCAACTGCCCTTGGCCCGGGGCATGGATATCCCCATGAAGGTCGTCCGTTCCCAGGATGGTATTGTGCTGAAGCCGCATCCCAATCCGCCTGAGACAACGCCCGGCAAACCGACAGGACCGGCCGTGAATATTGGCAGACCGGTATCTGACGCACCGGGTTCATCCCCGCTTCCTGCACGCGAAAAGCCGTTTCAGGGCAATGCGTCTCAATCCTTTTCCCCTGCAAAAATTTTTCTGGGCTTGGGGGCGCTCAGCCAATTCAGAGAACCTCTTCTCAATGATATCCTGATGACACTTTCCCTGAAATCCGATGTTCGGGATGAGCATTTTTTACCTAAGATCATAGAAAATATGGGCTTACGCTTTGAAAAAAAACTGGCAGACGGGCTTGGAAATGCCCAGGATAAAAAAAAGGTTGTTCAGGATATCAAACAACTGGCGGGCCAGGATCTGAAAGCCGCCGTTTTATCCCTTGCCGGAATGGAAAACGACCCGGTCAAGGGCACGGAACTAAAACATATAGCAGATGCGCTGGACAATTTTGCCCAGTTAAATGTCAAATCCGGGGACGGCGGACAAAATCAGGACGGCGCACGATTTCTGCTGCCGTTCCCTGTCTGGCGGGAGGATGGTTTTGATTTCGGACAGATCATGCTGGACATTGGAAAAACAGGCCCGGCAAATACAAAAAAAATACGCAGCATCTCTTTTTTATTGAATATGACGGCCCTTGGACCTTTACGGGCCGATTTCTCCATTCTGGAGAAAACCATTACCGGCCGATTTTTACTGGAAAATCGGGAAACCCGTGATTACCTTGCCCCAAAGGTCTCACAGCTAAAACAACGCCTGTCAGAAATCGGATATCAAGCAGGGAACATAGACTGCCGGGTCGCCCGGCCGGAACAAATTGCGCCCACCAGCTTGATGTTTTCCATGAAAACACCGGATGACATACAAGGTCTCAACATTGTGGTTTAA
- the csrA gene encoding carbon storage regulator CsrA has product MLILTRKVGESIVIANDIIVKVIETGKNSIRIGIDAPREISVLRQEVFDAIQRENILSSRETDNIDIANAAKLIGNKDKESE; this is encoded by the coding sequence ATGCTTATTCTAACACGAAAAGTTGGTGAGAGTATCGTCATAGCCAATGATATCATCGTAAAGGTGATTGAAACCGGCAAAAACAGCATTCGAATAGGTATTGATGCCCCCCGGGAAATATCGGTTCTTCGGCAGGAGGTGTTCGACGCCATTCAACGGGAGAATATCCTCTCCTCCCGGGAAACAGATAACATAGATATTGCAAACGCAGCCAAACTGATCGGCAATAAGGACAAGGAGTCTGAATAA
- a CDS encoding flagellar protein FlaG, whose product MNVTGNAIINTDRPDAGIRSQETVAGPASDKITRLSELKEAESASASNTEQAESRSSEQKSGKSADQTKLTREDVEEMVEALEDFANTVQTRLNFSIDDDTEDVVVKIMDKETDEVIKQFPAEEILELREKMQDLSGLLFSTNV is encoded by the coding sequence ATGAACGTAACAGGAAATGCAATAATTAATACAGACAGACCTGACGCCGGCATTCGGAGTCAGGAAACTGTCGCCGGGCCGGCAAGTGACAAAATTACCCGGCTCTCTGAGTTAAAGGAGGCGGAATCTGCTTCGGCTTCAAATACCGAGCAGGCCGAAAGCCGGTCTTCAGAACAAAAGAGTGGGAAGTCCGCTGATCAGACCAAATTGACCAGAGAAGATGTTGAAGAGATGGTGGAAGCCCTTGAGGACTTTGCCAACACGGTTCAGACACGGCTCAATTTTTCCATTGACGACGACACCGAGGATGTGGTCGTCAAAATTATGGACAAAGAGACCGATGAAGTCATCAAGCAGTTTCCCGCAGAAGAGATTCTTGAGCTTCGTGAAAAAATGCAGGATTTAAGCGGCCTTCTTTTCAGCACCAATGTGTAG
- the flgA gene encoding flagellar basal body P-ring formation chaperone FlgA: MNIRINSYDPIHLDDEPNKISDRYKRHLMGISCVVCMLIFSLPVLATTPGKIIIEVAQTAEVTSPVIYLGEVAKITAPDFFKEELKRIELGKSPRAGRMKQLSGQRVTDAINAMGFNDNDINIQVPKRVFVKRAGQQLDPSEVEEALLEFLSGFLPKGKFKLNAFKVRGIEPYPQGDLSLVFDRRYTPSRNGRLSIHAEVWVDGVKTDRLTVTGRLSQMKPVVVAAVRLERGRTITPADVTLQDMDVFGCQPDVMTSVEQVSGMMITRTIDKGECVTPKEFKRAPTIEKGAVIKLVAKKDRLSIITLGVSKEDGYPGQPVTVQNLTSGKLVRGLVTEEGAVAVIF, translated from the coding sequence ATGAATATCCGGATAAATTCATATGACCCCATCCACTTGGATGACGAACCGAACAAGATCAGTGACCGTTATAAACGACATCTGATGGGCATATCCTGTGTCGTCTGTATGCTGATTTTCAGTTTGCCGGTTTTGGCCACCACACCGGGAAAAATCATCATTGAGGTCGCCCAAACAGCCGAAGTGACAAGCCCTGTCATATATTTAGGAGAGGTGGCAAAAATAACTGCCCCTGATTTTTTCAAAGAAGAACTGAAACGCATTGAACTTGGCAAATCCCCCCGGGCCGGGCGAATGAAACAGCTTTCCGGCCAGCGGGTCACAGATGCAATAAACGCCATGGGGTTCAATGACAATGACATCAATATTCAAGTACCCAAACGGGTGTTTGTCAAACGTGCCGGACAGCAACTCGACCCCTCCGAGGTGGAAGAGGCACTTCTGGAGTTTTTATCCGGATTTCTGCCAAAGGGAAAATTCAAGTTAAACGCGTTCAAAGTCCGGGGGATTGAACCCTATCCCCAGGGGGATTTATCCCTGGTATTTGACAGACGTTATACCCCGTCGCGTAACGGCCGACTCTCCATCCATGCCGAAGTCTGGGTGGACGGCGTCAAAACAGACCGGTTGACGGTCACAGGCCGCCTGTCACAGATGAAGCCGGTGGTTGTTGCAGCCGTGCGCCTGGAAAGGGGCCGGACCATAACCCCGGCGGATGTCACCCTGCAGGACATGGACGTGTTCGGCTGTCAGCCGGATGTAATGACGTCGGTTGAGCAGGTCAGCGGTATGATGATCACCCGGACCATTGACAAAGGGGAATGTGTGACCCCCAAAGAATTCAAACGCGCCCCGACCATCGAAAAAGGGGCCGTGATAAAACTGGTGGCCAAAAAGGATCGTTTATCCATCATTACCTTGGGGGTCAGCAAAGAAGACGGCTATCCGGGTCAGCCGGTTACGGTACAAAATTTAACATCGGGAAAACTGGTGCGTGGACTTGTAACCGAAGAGGGCGCCGTGGCAGTTATTTTTTAA
- a CDS encoding flagellar hook-basal body protein, which yields MILEMTRPTQGGLRQERKLEAVSNNLANASTIGFKKDFVSFDKAFKARVDQDFSQGNVIRTDNPLDVALGPQGLFKVETPDGIKYTRNGNFSLSSEGILVDKSGNPVMGQGGAIFMDTVDPNTSVNINEYGEIFLDNALLDTLDVVTFENMEALEKTGDNLFVYTGDTADELALDIVRVEAGSLEQANVQVVEEMAKMIDYQRMFETYTKSMKTFDEIDQKAINEVGQFA from the coding sequence ATGATTCTTGAAATGACGCGGCCGACCCAGGGCGGGTTAAGGCAGGAACGAAAACTTGAAGCCGTTTCCAATAATCTGGCCAACGCATCCACCATTGGGTTTAAAAAAGATTTCGTCAGTTTTGACAAAGCATTTAAAGCCCGGGTGGACCAGGATTTTTCCCAGGGGAATGTGATCAGAACAGACAACCCCCTGGATGTGGCATTGGGCCCCCAGGGTCTTTTTAAAGTGGAAACCCCGGACGGCATCAAATACACACGGAACGGCAATTTTTCCTTGAGCAGTGAAGGCATTCTTGTGGATAAAAGCGGTAACCCGGTCATGGGCCAGGGCGGAGCCATTTTTATGGATACGGTGGATCCCAATACCAGTGTCAATATTAATGAATACGGCGAAATTTTTTTAGATAATGCGCTTTTGGATACCCTGGATGTGGTCACCTTTGAAAACATGGAAGCACTTGAGAAAACCGGAGACAACCTCTTTGTTTATACAGGAGACACCGCCGATGAGCTTGCCCTTGATATTGTCAGGGTTGAAGCCGGATCCCTGGAGCAGGCCAATGTTCAGGTCGTAGAGGAAATGGCCAAAATGATTGATTATCAGCGGATGTTTGAAACCTACACCAAGTCCATGAAGACATTTGATGAAATTGATCAAAAAGCAATTAATGAAGTCGGGCAGTTCGCATAA
- a CDS encoding rod-binding protein, giving the protein MSIQMPGIAAPVTTNKDATDTAKQLQRDKDLEKACQGFEALMLDTLMQRMRDTLPGDSLFPESNASGIYQSLHDQSLTENLSQGQRVTGFKEFLYQQLQGKV; this is encoded by the coding sequence ATGTCAATTCAAATGCCAGGCATCGCAGCACCAGTGACGACGAACAAGGATGCCACGGATACAGCCAAGCAGCTCCAGCGGGACAAAGATCTTGAAAAGGCCTGCCAGGGGTTTGAAGCGCTGATGCTCGACACCTTGATGCAGCGCATGCGCGATACCCTGCCCGGAGACAGCCTTTTCCCCGAAAGCAATGCGTCGGGCATCTACCAGTCACTGCATGACCAGTCCCTTACGGAAAATTTATCCCAGGGGCAGCGGGTCACCGGTTTCAAGGAGTTTTTATACCAGCAGCTTCAAGGCAAGGTTTGA
- the fliS gene encoding flagellar export chaperone FliS — protein sequence MVYNALSSYQKVQVSSEINPQKLILMLYDGAIKRISFAREGVINNDPKQRGENLSKAIAIISELNASLRDIEGEEISFLRSLFLVMMQELCKVSLTNDVQTLDRANKYLMELKRIWETSVMGRDNAGENSNAETAQKKDVSSMRYSGYEKHGHKTSIAI from the coding sequence ATGGTATACAATGCCCTTAGTTCCTATCAGAAGGTCCAGGTCAGCAGTGAAATCAATCCACAAAAATTGATCCTCATGCTTTACGACGGTGCCATTAAACGCATCAGCTTTGCCAGGGAAGGGGTAATTAATAATGATCCCAAGCAAAGAGGGGAAAATTTGAGCAAGGCCATTGCCATCATCTCCGAACTCAACGCATCCCTTCGTGATATTGAGGGAGAAGAAATCTCTTTTTTAAGAAGTCTTTTTTTGGTCATGATGCAGGAACTTTGTAAAGTTTCCCTCACAAACGATGTTCAAACCCTGGACCGGGCGAACAAATATCTGATGGAACTTAAACGGATATGGGAAACCAGTGTCATGGGGCGGGATAATGCCGGGGAGAATAGCAATGCTGAGACCGCTCAAAAAAAAGACGTTTCTTCAATGCGTTATTCAGGGTATGAAAAACATGGTCATAAAACAAGTATTGCCATTTAA
- a CDS encoding EscU/YscU/HrcU family type III secretion system export apparatus switch protein, translated as MAPKYNKRKQAVALKYDKLKDAAPTVTAKGQGKVAENIIALALEHGVPVKDDPDLVEVLASLDISQEIPSEIYVAVAELLAFVYGANADSPKKRS; from the coding sequence ATGGCACCCAAATACAATAAACGAAAACAAGCGGTTGCCCTGAAATATGATAAACTCAAGGACGCCGCGCCAACGGTAACGGCCAAAGGCCAGGGGAAGGTGGCTGAAAATATCATTGCCCTGGCCCTTGAGCATGGGGTGCCGGTAAAGGATGACCCGGACCTGGTGGAGGTTCTGGCATCCCTGGACATCAGCCAGGAGATCCCGTCCGAAATCTATGTGGCCGTGGCCGAACTTCTTGCGTTTGTTTATGGGGCCAATGCAGACAGCCCTAAAAAGAGGTCCTGA
- the flgN gene encoding flagellar export chaperone FlgN, which yields MENAAKKIQSLLGEKLACYQQLQLVLKAEKKAIADIDIGMIWETTKAKKELAGKIEILRENILIACHNYLPRMDKNRDTFSLNDLVQTLPLPNEHKRDIRKLKRSINKEKDIVAHFIQSNQVQVKKHLAVMDNIMALIGNNGTQARYTGNGMVTRKKNNNCLFVAQV from the coding sequence ATGGAAAACGCTGCCAAAAAAATCCAATCGTTGCTTGGGGAAAAACTTGCCTGCTACCAGCAGCTGCAGCTGGTATTAAAGGCCGAAAAAAAGGCCATCGCCGACATTGATATCGGCATGATCTGGGAGACGACCAAAGCCAAAAAAGAACTTGCCGGTAAAATAGAAATTCTGCGGGAGAATATTCTTATTGCCTGCCACAATTATTTACCCCGCATGGATAAAAATAGGGATACGTTCTCCCTGAACGACCTGGTCCAGACCCTGCCGCTGCCCAACGAACACAAACGCGACATAAGAAAACTCAAGCGATCCATTAATAAGGAAAAAGACATTGTCGCCCATTTTATACAATCCAACCAGGTTCAGGTTAAAAAGCATCTGGCTGTTATGGATAATATCATGGCTTTGATCGGCAATAACGGTACCCAGGCCCGGTATACGGGCAACGGGATGGTGACCCGGAAAAAAAATAACAACTGCCTGTTCGTGGCTCAGGTATAG
- a CDS encoding flagellar basal body P-ring protein FlgI has protein sequence MNHRFKKIAIRLGTVLCLLFLAAPATATRIKDMAAIQGVRSNQLTGYGLVVGLNGTGDKNNILFTRQSLTNMLKKMNLHFDKSQIKVKNVAAVMATTNIPPFARIGDRIDITVSSLGDATSLKGGTLLIMPLKGIDGNVYAIAQGAVSLAIPAGMNDRGSHLLTARIINGATVEREIPFKLKGKEKLTLSLSRPDFTTARRVGDTINAALGEGIAQIIDAGSIQLNVPESMRQEHVAEFIADVEGLSVIPDTVAKVVINEKTGTVVIGSEVTISNVAVAHGDLNVMIQGQNPEYLMELPGTSTIGELVNGLNSLGVRPRDLISILESIKAAGALQATLEIL, from the coding sequence ATGAATCATCGCTTTAAAAAAATAGCCATCCGTTTAGGCACTGTGCTGTGTTTACTTTTCCTGGCAGCACCTGCCACGGCCACCCGGATCAAGGACATGGCCGCCATCCAAGGGGTCCGTTCCAATCAACTCACCGGGTACGGCCTGGTGGTGGGCCTTAACGGCACCGGAGATAAAAACAATATCCTGTTCACCCGCCAGTCCTTGACCAACATGCTAAAAAAAATGAATCTCCATTTCGATAAAAGCCAGATCAAAGTAAAAAATGTGGCCGCCGTCATGGCCACAACAAATATTCCGCCCTTTGCCCGGATCGGGGACCGTATTGACATCACGGTGTCTTCATTGGGCGATGCCACAAGTCTTAAGGGCGGGACCCTGTTGATAATGCCCCTGAAAGGGATTGACGGCAACGTCTATGCCATTGCCCAGGGCGCAGTGAGTCTTGCCATTCCCGCCGGGATGAACGACCGGGGCAGCCATCTTCTCACGGCCCGGATCATCAACGGGGCCACGGTGGAACGAGAGATCCCATTTAAGCTGAAAGGCAAAGAGAAATTAACGCTGTCTTTATCCCGGCCCGATTTTACCACGGCCCGGCGGGTGGGGGACACCATCAATGCCGCTTTGGGCGAAGGGATTGCCCAAATCATAGATGCAGGTTCCATCCAGCTGAATGTACCCGAATCCATGCGGCAGGAACATGTGGCGGAATTTATCGCCGATGTGGAGGGGCTGTCTGTGATCCCGGACACCGTTGCCAAGGTCGTGATCAATGAAAAAACCGGCACTGTGGTGATCGGCAGTGAAGTGACCATTTCAAACGTGGCCGTAGCCCATGGGGATCTGAACGTGATGATCCAGGGCCAAAACCCCGAATATCTGATGGAACTGCCCGGCACGTCCACCATCGGCGAACTGGTGAACGGCCTGAACTCTTTGGGGGTCAGACCCCGGGATCTGATCAGTATTCTGGAAAGCATCAAGGCCGCCGGGGCACTGCAGGCCACCCTGGAAATTCTTTAG
- the flgG gene encoding flagellar basal-body rod protein FlgG produces MIRALWSAATGMMAQDTQIGVTSNNLANSSTTGFKKSRAAFEDLMYMTQRVAGQTTPGGGQVPTGIQVGMGVNTAGIQKVFTQGDYIQTDNQLDFAIQGEGFFRVLHGDADMYTRAGDFSLDSEGFITSQAGDRLQPEIAIPAEAVTITLDDDGTLTVFADDDTILATEQVLVTTFVNPAGLYAVGGNLFRETEGSGAPQENTPGENGAGTVLNYYIESSNVDVVEEMVSLISGQRSYEANSKSITTADSMLGTAVQLKS; encoded by the coding sequence ATGATACGTGCACTTTGGTCGGCAGCTACGGGAATGATGGCCCAGGATACCCAGATTGGTGTTACCTCCAATAACCTGGCAAACTCTTCCACCACCGGGTTTAAAAAATCCCGGGCCGCATTTGAAGATTTAATGTACATGACCCAGCGGGTTGCAGGGCAGACCACCCCAGGCGGCGGCCAGGTGCCGACCGGCATTCAGGTGGGCATGGGTGTGAATACGGCAGGTATTCAGAAAGTTTTTACCCAGGGCGATTATATTCAAACGGATAATCAACTGGATTTTGCGATTCAGGGCGAGGGATTTTTCAGGGTGCTACACGGAGATGCGGATATGTATACCCGGGCCGGGGATTTCTCCCTGGACAGTGAAGGATTCATTACCTCCCAGGCGGGAGACCGCCTTCAGCCCGAGATCGCCATCCCGGCCGAGGCCGTTACGATCACCCTGGACGATGACGGTACCCTGACCGTATTTGCCGACGATGATACGATCCTTGCCACAGAACAGGTTCTGGTAACCACCTTTGTCAATCCCGCAGGCCTGTATGCCGTGGGCGGAAACCTGTTCCGGGAGACCGAAGGGTCGGGGGCCCCCCAGGAGAACACACCAGGCGAAAACGGCGCCGGGACCGTATTGAACTACTATATTGAAAGCTCCAACGTGGATGTCGTTGAGGAGATGGTCAGTCTGATTTCCGGCCAGCGCAGCTATGAGGCCAACTCAAAATCCATCACCACCGCGGACAGTATGCTGGGAACGGCTGTCCAGCTAAAATCTTAA
- the fliW gene encoding flagellar assembly protein FliW, with protein MKINTRQFGEVTIDGDKIINMPDGIPGFRQQKRYVVLEKKDTSPFYLFQCVDDPNLSFVVMDPLRFYPEYTLSVKDFDKTIKWEFGKEELSCFVIITIPKGKPEDMTANFMAPIVINNERKEGMQLILQGSPYSHQQLLLKEEKD; from the coding sequence ATGAAGATTAACACAAGACAATTCGGTGAAGTCACCATTGATGGAGATAAAATCATCAATATGCCGGATGGTATTCCCGGGTTCAGGCAGCAGAAAAGATATGTTGTTCTTGAAAAAAAAGACACCTCTCCTTTTTATCTGTTTCAATGCGTGGATGACCCGAATCTGTCATTTGTGGTCATGGACCCCCTGCGATTTTACCCGGAATACACCTTATCCGTTAAGGACTTTGATAAGACGATCAAATGGGAATTTGGGAAAGAAGAACTCTCCTGCTTTGTGATCATCACCATTCCCAAAGGCAAGCCTGAAGATATGACGGCGAACTTTATGGCACCGATTGTGATTAACAATGAAAGAAAAGAAGGGATGCAGCTGATCCTCCAGGGCAGTCCTTACTCACACCAGCAGCTGCTTTTAAAAGAAGAAAAAGATTAA
- a CDS encoding FliA/WhiG family RNA polymerase sigma factor, whose amino-acid sequence MKYPDRKNQAAWEAWRQESIVNYSYLVRYIASRFAMRLPASVLFDELMSAGSLGLIDAVDKFDPSKHVSLETYARYRIKGAILDELRSMDTYSRSMRKKIQDISRAAKTIEDEKGRPADDDEICEVLGVDLETYQNMLTDIHGAAVLSLDDFIKTKTNEISSQTRFQAGLRGEQNPEDDFYRAELKSVLVEAIKKLTEKEQIVVSLYYYDELTLKEIGEVLSLTESRICQIHTAILVKLQAGLDSYGT is encoded by the coding sequence ATGAAATACCCTGATAGAAAAAATCAGGCGGCATGGGAAGCATGGCGGCAGGAGAGCATTGTCAATTACTCGTATCTGGTCCGGTACATCGCTTCCCGGTTTGCCATGCGGCTGCCCGCAAGTGTGCTTTTTGACGAACTGATGTCGGCGGGGTCTTTGGGGCTCATTGATGCGGTGGACAAATTTGATCCAAGTAAACATGTCAGCCTTGAGACCTATGCAAGGTACCGCATCAAAGGAGCCATTCTGGATGAACTGCGCAGTATGGACACCTATTCACGATCCATGCGAAAAAAAATCCAGGATATCTCCCGGGCGGCAAAAACCATTGAGGATGAGAAGGGGCGGCCGGCCGATGACGATGAAATATGTGAGGTGCTGGGCGTGGACCTGGAAACCTACCAGAATATGCTGACTGATATCCACGGGGCCGCGGTCCTCAGTCTGGATGATTTCATCAAGACGAAAACCAATGAGATATCCTCCCAGACCCGTTTCCAGGCAGGGCTGAGAGGGGAGCAGAATCCCGAAGACGATTTCTACCGGGCCGAACTGAAATCCGTTCTGGTGGAGGCCATCAAAAAATTGACGGAAAAAGAACAGATTGTTGTCTCCCTGTACTATTATGACGAGCTGACCTTGAAAGAAATCGGCGAAGTTTTATCGTTGACGGAATCCCGGATCTGCCAGATCCATACGGCGATCCTGGTGAAACTGCAAGCCGGCCTGGATAGCTACGGCACATAA
- a CDS encoding flagellar basal body L-ring protein FlgH, with product MRAMQKESIRGTLAVVLMLIAGTITGCMSSGGEPALSVVPEDAMPGPTVQPNYTMARPAEGSLWTAENRFLLDDTKAAYIGDTVIVDIVENSSSTMEVTSDGKRTTSMSVGVPTLNAFGKVTHLGGTVGDKLIDTSFENSTAGEATSDRSGQVTASVAARVTEVMPNGNLSIFGRRAMKVDNEVQYIMVSGIVRPDDIDSDNRVESTSLADSRIEYYGKGALADKQKPGWGTRIIDNIWPW from the coding sequence ATGCGTGCAATGCAAAAAGAATCGATACGAGGGACATTGGCAGTCGTGCTCATGCTGATCGCCGGAACGATTACCGGTTGCATGTCCAGTGGCGGGGAACCCGCCTTAAGCGTTGTACCCGAAGACGCAATGCCTGGGCCGACCGTGCAGCCCAATTACACCATGGCAAGGCCTGCAGAGGGCTCCCTTTGGACGGCCGAAAACAGATTCCTGCTGGATGACACCAAGGCGGCGTACATTGGAGACACGGTGATCGTGGATATTGTGGAAAATTCCTCTTCGACAATGGAAGTAACTTCCGATGGGAAACGGACAACCAGCATGTCGGTGGGAGTGCCGACGTTGAATGCATTTGGCAAAGTGACCCATCTTGGCGGTACGGTCGGTGACAAACTCATTGACACCAGTTTTGAAAATTCCACCGCCGGTGAAGCCACAAGCGACAGATCCGGTCAGGTTACGGCATCCGTTGCGGCCCGGGTCACGGAGGTCATGCCCAACGGCAACTTGAGCATCTTCGGCCGCCGGGCCATGAAAGTGGATAATGAAGTTCAGTACATTATGGTTTCAGGCATTGTCCGACCCGATGATATTGATTCGGACAACCGGGTGGAGTCCACCTCTTTGGCGGACTCGCGCATTGAATACTACGGCAAGGGCGCCCTTGCAGACAAACAGAAACCGGGTTGGGGTACGCGGATCATTGATAATATCTGGCCCTGGTGA
- a CDS encoding MinD/ParA family protein: protein MDQAKGLRQMARTNAMQKQERNTNSNGRSYPRVIAVTSGKGGVGKTNIVGNLAVAMTRLGKRVVIIDADVGLANIDIVFNLRPKYNFRHLVSGEKTLSQVMVKTDHGIRILPGGSGFADLTRFSEGEKLTLLSEFEAFSDMADIILLDTGAGISSNVLYFNASADQCLVVATTEPTSITDAYALMKVMSQEYGIKHFKLVVNMADTRAGAKKVYGSLSNALDKFLKNVVLEYCGYIPFDPALQKAVRNRSILLDLVKYSPAGDAMSDLAKHLLNDGRTNQNQGNLTFFMNRVFAAAQ from the coding sequence GTGGATCAGGCAAAAGGACTGCGGCAGATGGCCAGGACAAACGCGATGCAAAAACAGGAACGAAATACAAATTCCAATGGACGTTCTTACCCCCGGGTCATTGCGGTGACCAGCGGCAAGGGAGGGGTGGGCAAAACCAATATTGTGGGAAACCTGGCCGTGGCCATGACACGGCTTGGAAAACGGGTGGTGATCATAGATGCGGATGTGGGATTGGCAAATATTGACATCGTTTTTAACCTGAGACCCAAATACAACTTCCGCCATCTGGTATCCGGGGAAAAAACATTGTCCCAGGTGATGGTAAAAACGGATCACGGTATCAGAATTCTCCCCGGCGGTTCCGGGTTTGCCGATTTGACCCGGTTCAGCGAAGGGGAGAAACTGACCCTGCTGTCGGAGTTTGAGGCGTTTTCCGATATGGCGGACATTATTTTGCTGGATACCGGGGCAGGTATTTCCTCCAATGTGCTCTATTTTAACGCATCCGCCGACCAGTGCCTGGTGGTGGCCACCACGGAACCCACCTCCATTACCGATGCCTATGCCCTGATGAAAGTGATGTCCCAGGAGTACGGCATAAAACATTTTAAACTGGTGGTGAACATGGCGGACACCAGGGCCGGGGCCAAAAAAGTTTACGGCTCTTTAAGCAATGCCCTGGATAAATTTTTAAAGAACGTGGTTCTGGAATACTGCGGGTACATCCCCTTTGATCCGGCCCTGCAAAAGGCGGTTCGAAACCGTAGCATCCTTTTGGACTTAGTAAAATACAGCCCTGCAGGCGATGCCATGTCCGATCTTGCCAAACATCTGCTCAATGACGGCAGGACAAACCAGAACCAGGGGAATCTGACCTTTTTTATGAACCGGGTATTTGCAGCGGCCCAATGA